One window of the Dehalococcoidales bacterium genome contains the following:
- a CDS encoding PKD domain-containing protein — MREYISGKWRGYGGKTEYDHYWGYRCYYYHDLIYNSDLQLAIQDWDVNRPWLLGREVEMTLWVQWTFAETEPVRGRSYSYNNGFVVSIENVETGTKGYIFFKASDYGLTSRVGDGLIPLKFKPEDLGLTTIGRNYIKLEIEAFAWYETEVRQYSVWDLYDDYGQPLYPLTIPKANDESSIEKDGDRVEDSPYELELREDVWLMVNHVGELAPIVIPTAVTIADNRPTADFTATPQSGIAPLVVSFRNLSLSDDYFPITDTRWYFGDGGTSNEPGFDYYVMHQYDKPGNYTVRCIVTNAAGSSEAIMQVAVSAGPLTPLIDRDGSYLPQAITSLDKRFALTIKVKNNGGAGNIWLRSLCRTTTRELIKSAYLPAYGEITIVTSPNTIGWYCGYEPEIEEAISILFEVGPVGGIVSDNLTWETFVTESGGGEEPEEETGGMSTWMKVGIAGALGIAAITGIQLAKKG; from the coding sequence ATGAGAGAGTACATAAGCGGTAAATGGCGGGGATATGGCGGTAAAACCGAGTACGACCATTATTGGGGCTATAGGTGTTACTACTACCATGACCTGATATATAACTCGGACCTGCAACTGGCTATACAAGATTGGGATGTGAATAGGCCATGGTTACTTGGTAGAGAAGTAGAGATGACGCTCTGGGTGCAATGGACTTTCGCCGAGACTGAGCCGGTGAGAGGACGTAGTTATTCTTATAACAACGGTTTTGTTGTAAGTATAGAGAACGTCGAAACAGGCACAAAGGGTTATATCTTCTTTAAAGCGTCGGATTACGGGTTGACCTCCCGGGTGGGAGACGGGCTAATACCGCTAAAGTTCAAACCAGAAGATTTAGGCCTGACCACTATAGGTAGAAATTACATTAAATTAGAGATAGAGGCGTTCGCGTGGTATGAAACAGAAGTGAGACAGTATTCTGTTTGGGACCTTTATGACGACTACGGCCAGCCTTTATATCCCCTTACTATACCGAAGGCGAACGATGAATCGTCTATCGAAAAAGATGGGGACAGGGTTGAAGATAGCCCTTATGAACTTGAGCTGAGAGAAGACGTTTGGTTAATGGTCAATCATGTGGGCGAACTGGCTCCGATAGTAATACCTACTGCTGTGACGATCGCCGATAACAGGCCGACCGCCGATTTCACGGCTACGCCGCAGTCAGGTATCGCTCCTCTAGTAGTCTCCTTTCGTAATCTATCCCTGTCAGATGATTATTTCCCGATCACGGATACCAGATGGTATTTCGGAGACGGCGGCACGTCCAACGAACCCGGATTCGATTACTACGTGATGCACCAGTACGACAAGCCGGGCAACTATACCGTCAGATGTATAGTTACCAACGCAGCCGGCAGCTCTGAGGCGATCATGCAAGTCGCCGTTAGTGCGGGTCCGTTGACACCTCTGATAGATAGGGACGGCAGCTACCTGCCCCAGGCGATAACTTCCCTCGATAAGCGGTTTGCTCTGACCATCAAGGTCAAAAATAACGGCGGAGCGGGCAATATCTGGTTGAGATCCTTGTGCCGGACGACTACCAGGGAGCTGATAAAATCGGCTTATCTACCCGCCTATGGCGAGATAACTATAGTCACGTCGCCGAATACCATCGGCTGGTATTGCGGGTATGAACCGGAGATAGAAGAGGCCATATCCATACTATTCGAGGTAGGGCCGGTTGGCGGTATAGTGAGCGATAACCTGACATGGGAAACATTTGTTACGGAGAGCGGCGGAGGCGAAGAACCGGAAGAGGAAACAGGCGGCATGTCCACCTGGATGAAGGTAGGCATAGCAGGGGCTTTAGGTATAGCCGCGATTACAGGGATACAGCTTGCCAAAAAGGGATGA
- a CDS encoding C2H2-type zinc finger protein has protein sequence MAEEKQVSPAEKAAAAANNKSIAKTLIVVGGVALVGWGGYMLINRLADIDKASDERYMEIWREYLDEVVECDAYYAELVAKGSATSLEQERLEFMKSEIARKETMADNLNHTYLYWLAEDLKDLARTGGLYYILPAVLIAGTIYAAHLLRKSKKWPVSRRQPPPPLNPEGPDIPPGNIPPNAPTPCPHCGIEFPTYDEFVAHMIQFHPAATDPSQLADAQAAYNSLNQTTRAAISSQMQAMNLTPPPAGINWWQVSGYVIQGVAIAAMIYLSAGAAAPAMGGMFGGYSVISQAETVAAAAMARTAVLVAV, from the coding sequence ATGGCGGAAGAAAAACAGGTATCGCCGGCAGAAAAAGCGGCGGCGGCGGCAAATAACAAGAGTATCGCGAAGACGTTGATCGTCGTCGGAGGCGTCGCGCTCGTCGGGTGGGGCGGCTATATGTTAATAAATCGCCTGGCGGACATCGATAAAGCCAGCGACGAGCGCTATATGGAGATCTGGCGCGAATACCTCGACGAGGTAGTTGAATGCGACGCTTACTACGCCGAGCTGGTTGCAAAAGGATCGGCGACAAGCCTGGAGCAGGAGCGCCTTGAATTTATGAAATCAGAGATCGCCCGCAAGGAGACCATGGCGGACAACCTCAATCATACTTACCTCTACTGGCTTGCCGAAGACCTAAAAGACCTGGCCCGGACAGGCGGACTCTACTATATCTTGCCTGCGGTCCTCATCGCCGGAACCATCTACGCGGCGCACTTATTGCGCAAGTCAAAAAAATGGCCCGTGTCCCGTAGACAGCCCCCTCCCCCTCTTAACCCTGAAGGCCCCGACATACCGCCGGGCAATATACCGCCGAACGCGCCTACGCCCTGCCCTCACTGCGGCATAGAGTTCCCGACGTATGATGAGTTCGTGGCTCACATGATACAATTTCATCCTGCAGCAACAGACCCGTCGCAACTAGCCGATGCACAGGCTGCTTACAATAGTCTCAACCAGACGACGCGAGCTGCCATATCGTCCCAGATGCAAGCTATGAACCTGACGCCGCCGCCTGCAGGCATAAACTGGTGGCAGGTAAGCGGTTATGTTATCCAGGGGGTTGCGATCGCAGCGATGATATATCTGTCAGCAGGGGCCGCGGCTCCGGCCATGGGTGGTATGTTCGGCGGGTATTCAGTTATATCACAGGCCGAAACTGTAGCGGCAGCCGCTATGGCTAGAACGGCAGTATTAGTGGCGGTGTAA